One part of the Oncorhynchus kisutch isolate 150728-3 linkage group LG22, Okis_V2, whole genome shotgun sequence genome encodes these proteins:
- the LOC109867751 gene encoding uncharacterized protein LOC109867751, with translation MSQLPSAIREALMEPGSDTHTNPQRSASAVLYINTEKPPGSRHKPAHILTQVHTFRHIHPFLQTTDMDCSMALLLSSLLALFSVGAGASLSLHVVRTKVKDLAQTMVIRIKKLDISPNLIEGMDPFLPAAAVDQHIESLPSIVETMGFYQDLLLVLDWADLKQLVEDTSTMRGLLENWMISRCPGRQQKQTGEGGLSEALKDTTRKYGLSVGPVALNRLKGYLGRLLLNLDQLNYCY, from the exons GAGTGCCAGTGCTGTTCTTTATATAAACACAGAGAAACCACCAGGTTCTAGACACAAACCTGCACACATATTGACACAGGTACACACGTTCAGGCACATACACCCATTCCTCCAGACTACAGATATGGACTGCTCCATGGccctcctgttgtcctctctgttGGCTCTGTTCAGCGTGGGGGCGGGAGCTTCACTCTCATTGCATGTAGTGAGGACCAAGGTCAAAGACCTTGCTCAAACCATGGTGATTAGGATCAAAAAG ctGGATATATCTCCTAACCTGATCGAGGGCATGGACCCATTTCTCCCTGCGGCTGCAGTAGATCAGCATATAGAAAGCCTGCCTTCCATAGTGGAGACCATGGGGTTCTACCAGGACCTACTGCTCGTCCTAGACTGGGCAGACCTCAAACAGCTGGTGGAAGACACCTCCACTATGAGGGGTCTGCTGGAGAACTGGATGATATCACGCTGCCCAGGCCGCCAACAGaaacagacaggagagggagggctGTCAGAGGCTCTGAAAGACACTACCAGGAAGTATGGTCTGAGTGTGGGTCCAGTTGCGCTAAACAGACTCAAGGGCTACCTTGGTCGGTTACTACTGAACCTGGATCAGCTGAATTACTGTTACTAA